One genomic region from Ignavibacteria bacterium encodes:
- a CDS encoding T9SS type A sorting domain-containing protein — protein sequence MLSRNLKAEQLLFSFFIMSFFFFNTNYARQNGITGRTKKFNAGCNDCHGANATTSVTVMIMGPDTIEVNQTANYSVMIMGGPAIKGGTNIAVSNGTLTGISASLKKVSDELTHVSPTSFSGGMLEFQFTYKATTTGTQTVFATGNSVNGNGQSSGDQWNWAPNKTITVIPLAFSEDNISSAKTFFLSQNYPNPFNPVTTIRYTIHEPQFTTIRVLDILGTEVATLVKENNDIGTHTVRFDGNSLSNGTYVYELTTKDFSERKKMILLK from the coding sequence ATGCTTTCAAGAAATTTAAAAGCAGAGCAACTGCTATTTTCTTTTTTCATAATGTCATTCTTTTTTTTCAACACAAATTATGCGCGGCAAAACGGAATCACCGGAAGAACGAAAAAATTCAACGCCGGCTGCAACGATTGCCACGGAGCAAACGCAACCACTTCGGTAACGGTTATGATTATGGGACCCGATACAATCGAAGTGAATCAAACGGCAAATTATTCCGTGATGATAATGGGAGGACCCGCAATAAAAGGCGGAACAAACATTGCTGTTTCGAACGGAACGCTGACGGGAATTTCCGCATCATTGAAAAAAGTAAGCGATGAATTAACGCACGTTTCGCCAACATCGTTTTCGGGAGGAATGTTGGAGTTTCAGTTTACGTATAAAGCAACAACAACGGGAACGCAAACGGTGTTTGCAACGGGAAACAGCGTGAACGGAAACGGTCAATCAAGCGGCGACCAGTGGAATTGGGCGCCGAACAAAACAATAACAGTAATTCCGCTTGCATTTTCCGAAGATAATATTTCATCAGCGAAAACATTTTTTCTTTCGCAAAATTATCCGAATCCGTTTAATCCTGTAACAACAATTCGATACACGATTCACGAGCCACAATTTACAACGATTAGAGTTTTGGATATTCTGGGAACAGAAGTTGCAACACTTGTAAAAGAAAACAATGATATCGGCACACACACAGTACGTTTCGATGGAAATTCGTTAAGCAATGGAACGTATGTTTACGAACTCACAACAAAAGATTTTTCAGAAAGAAAGAAAATGATTTTGCTGAAATAA